Part of the Litorilinea aerophila genome is shown below.
CTGGTTCTCCGGGTCGACCTTGACCAGCCCTTCCGGCGCCTGGAAGGTGATCTCGCCGCTCTGGGCGGCGGCCCGCACGTCGTCCACGGCCACGCTGCCCGCCTTCTCCACCATCTCCTTCCACAGGTAGACGCCGAAGTAGCCCGCTTCGATGGGGTCGCTGGTGACCCGATCTTCCCCGTAGGCGGCCTTGTAGGCGGCCACGAAGGCTTCATTTTCCGGCGTGTCGGTGGTCTGGTAGTAGTTCCAGGCGGTGTAGTGGCCGGCGATATTCTCTGGCCCGATGCCCCGCACCTCTTCCTCGGCCACGCTCACCGACATCACCGGCAGGGTCTCGGCAGTGAAGCCGGCATCCTTGAACTGTTTGAAGAAGGCCACGTTGCTGTCGCCGTTGAGGGTGTTGAAGATGGCGTCTGGTTGGGCTTCTTGAATCTTGCTGATGATGGTGCTGAACTCGGTGCCGCCCAGGGGCACGTACTCCTCACCGGCCAGGGTCACGCCCAGGTGCTCCAGCTGGGCCTTGATGATCAGGTTGGCCGTGCGGGGAAAGACGTAGTCGGAGCCCAGGAGGTAGATGCTCTGGGCGCCCAGCTCGTTCACCAGATAGTCCACGCCCGGGATGATCTGCTGGGTGGGTTCAGCGCCGGTGTAGAAGATATTGGGCGACGCCTCCAGGCCCTCGTACTGCACCGGGTAGAAGAGCAACCCGTTGAGTTCTTCAAAAACGGGCAACACCGCCTTGCGGCTGGCGCTGGTCCAGCAGCCGAAGACCACCGCCACGCCATCCTGCTGGATCAGCTTGCGGGCCTTCTCGGCGAAGGTGGGCCAGTCGCTGGCCCCATCCTCGATGATGGGCTCCAGCTGTTTGCCCAGCACACCGCCGTTGGCGTTGATCTCCTGGATGGCCAGCAGGGTGGCATCTTTGACCGAGACCTCGCTGATGGCCATGGTGCCGCTCAGGGAGTGGAGGATGCCCACCTTGATGGTGTCGCCGCCCTCCCCGGCAGCGGACTCGGCGGCCGCGGCCGGCGTGCTGGCGGCCGGTTCCGCTTCCGCCGGGCTGCTTTCGGCGGCGTTGTTGGAAGCAGAAGAGCCGCCGCAGGCGCTGACCAGCAGGGCGATGACCAGAAGCAGGGCCACCAGCCGGCCGGCGGAAGGTCTCCGGGCCAGGGCGGCGCGTATCAGATGTTGCTCCATGGCAGACAAGTCTTCCTCCTTCTTTTTTGATGGTGATTTCTGAGCTGAATCCTGATGGTGCCTTCTGTCGATGAAATCAGGATCGATGGGAATGCTTTGAGCAGGTATGGTGGAAAGCCGTCCAGCGCTGGCCAGCCAACCGGACGCCCCTCAGCATAGCCGATCCAGGGCCGGG
Proteins encoded:
- the urtA gene encoding urea ABC transporter substrate-binding protein; protein product: MEQHLIRAALARRPSAGRLVALLLVIALLVSACGGSSASNNAAESSPAEAEPAASTPAAAAESAAGEGGDTIKVGILHSLSGTMAISEVSVKDATLLAIQEINANGGVLGKQLEPIIEDGASDWPTFAEKARKLIQQDGVAVVFGCWTSASRKAVLPVFEELNGLLFYPVQYEGLEASPNIFYTGAEPTQQIIPGVDYLVNELGAQSIYLLGSDYVFPRTANLIIKAQLEHLGVTLAGEEYVPLGGTEFSTIISKIQEAQPDAIFNTLNGDSNVAFFKQFKDAGFTAETLPVMSVSVAEEEVRGIGPENIAGHYTAWNYYQTTDTPENEAFVAAYKAAYGEDRVTSDPIEAGYFGVYLWKEMVEKAGSVAVDDVRAAAQSGEITFQAPEGLVKVDPENQHTWKIVRIGKINESGLIDEVWSSGEAVRPDPFLQNIEWAAGLAEGLSQ